The window ATCCTTGATGCCTTTGCGCACCGCTTTGAAAATGGCGTGCAGCGCGTCATATTCGCTGACCGCGCCGCGCAGCGGGTTGTGCGGATCGATGCCGTTGAACGCCAGCGCCTCCGGTTGCAGGTTGGCGCCTTCAAAAGGCTCAACGTGAAAGTGCAGGGTTTCATCCCGCTGCAGCCAGCCGTCCTCGTCCATTTTCAGCGTGACGGCGGCAATTTCCAGCAACGCGTCGGTTTTGGCATTAAAACCGGCGGTTTCAATATCTATTACTACGGGATAAAACCCACGAAAACGACCACTCAGGGCGTTAAGATCACTTTTTTCGGCCATCAGTTTCTTATCTTCATCGAATGCAGCGCGCATTATGGCAAATTTTGCGCCCGGTTGCAGGCGCTTATCACGGGATAAAAAGAAGGGCGCCGCTGCGCCCTGGGGTAGCCTTACTTGCCGAGGCCGTGGCCGGCGTGCTTGTTCTCGATCAGTTCGATCTTATAGCCGTCCGGATCTTCGACAAAGGCGATCACCGTCGTGCCGCCCTTGACCGGGCCGGCTTCTCGGGTCACTTTGCCGCCGGCGCGGCGAATGCCGTCGCAGGTGGCCGCCACATCGTCGACGCCCAGCGCCAGATGGCCGAATGCGGTGCCCATTTCGTAGCTTTCGGTGCCCCAATTGTAGGTCAGTTCAATCACTGCGCCTTCGCTTTCATCGCTGTAGCCGACAAACGCCAGCGAATATTTGTATTCCGGGTTCTCGCTGGTGCGCAGCAGGCGCATGCCTAATACCTTGGTATAGAAGTCGATGGAGCGTTGCAGATCACCGACGCGGATCATGGTATGGAGTAAGCGCATAATTCCTCTGATTGGCTGTGCCGTTGCCAACGGCGGGTGGGTCGAGGCGAAACTCAGTATAGCGTTGTCGCACAAGGGAATTCAACGCAGTATGAGTGACAGCGTCACACCTGTTGACCGAAAAAAAACGGCCATGATGCTGTCATGGCCGCTGGGGGGGATAAAGGTTCGTTAGTTGGTCAGGAAC is drawn from Serratia entomophila and contains these coding sequences:
- the rnt gene encoding ribonuclease T, producing the protein MRAAFDEDKKLMAEKSDLNALSGRFRGFYPVVIDIETAGFNAKTDALLEIAAVTLKMDEDGWLQRDETLHFHVEPFEGANLQPEALAFNGIDPHNPLRGAVSEYDALHAIFKAVRKGIKDRGCNRAIIVAHNANFDHSFLMAAAERASLKRNPFHPFATFDTAALSGLVLGQTVLAKACIAAGMPFDSSQAHSALYDTEQTALLFCELVNRWKRLGGWPLAAGDLDD
- the gloA gene encoding lactoylglutathione lyase; amino-acid sequence: MRLLHTMIRVGDLQRSIDFYTKVLGMRLLRTSENPEYKYSLAFVGYSDESEGAVIELTYNWGTESYEMGTAFGHLALGVDDVAATCDGIRRAGGKVTREAGPVKGGTTVIAFVEDPDGYKIELIENKHAGHGLGK